AATGCGCAAGCTGATGTCAACTGGCAACTTCAGATACTTGATCCTGGATGTATTGGGTCAAGGGACGTTCGGCCAGGTAGTCAAATGCCAAAATATGCGAACACACGAGATCGTAGCTGTAAAAGTGGTCAAGAATAAACCTGCTTATCTACAGCAAAGTAAGATGGAAGTTGCCATTCTGGAATTGGTTGgttcctttttcttctcctcacgCCATGGTAGTCGTGAACAAGCCCAATGCTGACTGTGCATGCGGGTAATAGCTCAATGGTCAGCATGATCCGAGTGATCGACATCATATATTACGAATGCACGATCACTTCACCCACAAATCACATTTATGTTTGGTATTCGAATGCCTTTCCTCCAACTTATACgagttgatcaagcagaatcaATTCAAGGGGTTGAGTACACAGCTAGTCAAGGTTTTCACGGGGCAGATGTTAGATTGTCTCACGGTATTGAAGGACGCTAGATTGATCCACTGTGATTTGAAGCCGGAGAATATATTGTTGAAatcgtgagtgatttccCTATTTTAAATTCTCATCAATGCAATGTGGAAAACGAAGCTCATACCGTTGAACTTGTTATCAGGTTGCAATCACCGCAAATCAAGATAATCGATTTCGGATCAGCCTGCCATGAAATGCAGACCGTCTACACGTATATCCAATCGAGGTTTTACAGGTCGCCTGAAGTACTGCTTGGACTACCTTATTCGACAGCGATCGACATGTGGTCCTTGGGTTGTATTGTTGTGGAGCTTTTCTTGGGATTGCCCTTGTTCCCTGGTACGAGTGAATATAATCAGCTGTCTAGGATTGTCGACATGTTAGGGTGAGTGTCATGATATCCGTATCTTTTCAGAGTGTCCTTATTGTTGTCATGCTGATGGTTGTCGTGCTCGGCTCCTTAGAACTCCGCCAAACCACCTGCTGGAAGTCGGAAAACAAACTCATGAATTCTTCAACACCTCGACCGACTCGTACGGGCGCAAGACCTACAAGTTGAAGTCTATGCATCAATACGCAAGCGAACATCGGACAGATGAGCAGCCTTCAAAGCAGTATTTCAAGCAGACGAAGCTTAAGGATATCATTATGGAGTACAGCTTCAGCAAGAGAGGAGCTAAGCAATCTGATATTGATAAAGGTGAGCGGGGATGTTGTCTGTGAGATCCGCTGAGAGCTGGCTGATGATGTTTACCTGATAGAAATGGCTATGCGACGAGCATTTGTTGATTTTGCGGAAGGTCTGCTGAATATGGACCCTATCAAGCGATGGTCACCGCAACAGGCTGCCAAACATCCGTTCATCACCGGAGAGAAATTCACCGGCCCGTTCCAAGTGAGTCACCAGGCTACACGATAGCCCTTGGGGTTTCGCTGAAGGATACATAATTCCTTTTTTAGCCTACTGCTCCTTCAAGCAGAAAATCATCTCGAGCGCCCGTAGCGGAAGtaccctcttcatccccttcatcaagcaagaaatACGGTGGGCTTGTTCAAAGTCCAACTGCAAATCGAACGCAACGAATTTATTCGGACGCAGCATCGTACAACCAGCAACTCGCTCAGCACCAAAGCTACACCGCTCAAGTGCAACATGCTGCCAACGCACCGAAACCTGGTCCATTCTCTCCTGAATACGACATGCAACAATCGCAACAAGCCTACAGCCAAGGTCAGGGCCAGGGACATCGGATACTCAGCCAAGGACAGATGCCACAGCCGCAGCAAGGCAGACAACCTTCTGGTCAATGGCAGCAATTGCCCTCTGCTCAAGCgtatcaacagcaacagcaacgaGTACCTTCGCTcaattcgtcttcttctcacGCGCAACTACGTCAGCCCCCAAGCAACGCCCCTCCCATGATGCCATCATCCACGACAAATCCACCTCCAAACTCGTATTACCCAGCTACGCGCAATAGGGCAAATACAATCAACCAGATCGATGCTATCCCTCCTGCACTAGCACGTTTGGTACAGTACGGAGCGCAGGATCCTAGCGGGGTAAGAAACAGCTTGACACCtgtgatgatgagggacGATTACGAGCAGTACAACAATTTGCACCATGGTGGAGCAGGCGGACATCCACACAAATCGTCGGGCCTAGCTCATCAGAGTTACCCGCAATTGGAGTATTTGCAAGAACAAGCCGAATTAGCATCGAATCAATGGTTATTACCCACCACGATCAACCAATCCTCATACGGCGGTGGCGGTAGTAGCTCTTCCCATGCGCACGCACAAGGGAGACACAGGAATCATCCtagtttgagtttgagcgGTATGGGTAAtctcagtcaaagtcaagggtACCAGATGCAACCTCCGATCGGAATCGGTATATCTCCGCCGTCCAACGAGTATTCCTCGGCGTCAGCCTCGTCTCACAatggcggcggtggtggaagaagggaatATGATTCGAttcgtcaacatcagcatcatcaaagTAGAGCATCTTACGGAGGAAACAACACAGGGGGCTCGGGCGCAGTCACGGGTACAGCGGGATTACCGACTTATCCACCTCCAGCCGCCACGAATTCGAACTCTTCAGCCAACTTCGATACCTTTGGAGATCCaggaatggggatgggcatgagtatgggaatgggtatggggATGATGTATACGCCGTTACAGCCTTCTTATGGAtcacaaggacaaggtggacatCAAGCTAGAGCTAGTTATTCGGGTCCGTACGGCACAGGAACGAGCAATCAGAGTCCCtttgggaatgggaatgggaatggtgCTCccggcggcggcggaggaggaggaggagggggacAAAGTCCTAGATATTCAGGAGGGCAAAGGAGGAATCAATATGGCGCGTGAGGTGTGTTTGAtggtgtgggtgtgggtgtaAGGTCCGAGGTACAGGCGTGGGTGTGGGTGTAGGTGTGATTCGACTTGAAGATTGAATCTGATTTCTCAACTCGCCCAAACAGAATATCAGTCTGGCTCAATGCCAAAACTCACGAAAGAAGAGGTACATTTAAAGAATTAAAAGGTCTATGAACGAGGGAGATTCGCTTGACCCGAAACAACGCGATGCCATATGGATATAATGCGTTGTACAGAAGTCGCTTTGTTCCTCGTTTTTTCTTTCTCAGATTGATATTGGGCATGAAAGTGGAAAGTGAATGAAGGGGAGGCAGAGGCGTGATATGTGAGATGCGGTACATGATGCGTAATGCGTAATGCGTAAGGGTCAAGACGCGATGATAGATATGTATTTGAGATGATTTTCATGAacgatgaatgattgaatgaatCGAATGTTACCACGATCGACGACTGCGCTTTAGAAAGAGCAATGCaggagaaggttgagatgagctggaagggTGAAATCAGATGGTATTATACAATGAAGCAATAGACTCCTCGCGTGTTCCTCCTGTTCCAAACCCCATTCACTTTCCAATGCCGGTCATTCACCGTTTATCGTGCAATTCCAAATCAAATAGAAGATACATGCCCAACAAAGTAAAAAACGCAAGCGTAAATCAAAAAGCCAAAATCTAATACCCTCCtctacctcgtcctccacCAAATCCACCCctaccccctcctcccccacctcgtcctccacttccaccccGTCCACCGCCGAATCCACCTCTACCTCCCCCTCTGCCACCTGGCGCACCACGAGCTGAGAAACCACCCCGACCGCCTCCTCGGCCCGGTGGACCGCCTCGGCCTCTGGCTCCTCCACGACCGCCAGCACCGCCTCGAGCGCCGCCTCGTTCTGTCAATTGAAGAGCACATACAGCACCAGGTCAGCTTCCAAACACAAGACGATTACACACAATCGTGAAAAAGGATGAGGGGTGTAGAATGAAAAGAGAAGATAGATCAGATATGCGTTGTTATGGTAGCCTCATGAACGATTTCGTTTCGGAGTGAGCTGAGTTAATGTATCATCATGTGTGATGGGGTGATGGGAGAGTGAGTGTGGGTGTGGCGGGGAGAGAAGACTGGGAGAGGGAAGTGGGAGAATTGGGTTTTACTGAGATTTGCTGTTATGCGATTGGATATGATCGACCGGGAGGTAGACTTACTCTCGACTATAGAATAGCAACAATTGACGCGTAGGTGGAGTCAAGGTTGAGTGAACAAGTCAGAATCAGCATTGAAACAAAGAAATATCCATCAAAGGGGTTGTTAAATGAGGTGGTCCAaactcggactcggactcggactcggactcacccttcCCACCTGCCGTTTTGGGTTTCGGCAAAAACCTCTCTATGGGCAACAGCTTCTCTCCTGAGATATACACTTTGTCTTCGGGTTTGAACGAGGTAGCTACCATGCCTGaatccatcttcaccgtGAAGTAGACCTGGTTTATCGGACCGAGGATCTCGTCGACTTTACCGATCTGCGTCTTGTTCTGCAAGTATATCGGAGCGTTGAAGTACGGTATCTTACTGGGAGTCACGAGGGAGCAGAGCATTTCCGATTCGACGGGGTGGAGGAATGATCCGATTTCTAGAGTAACAAGGGGCGAAGGGGCGAAGGGGTGGGTGAATGATAGGTCAGTCAGTATtctgatgaagacgaagcagaGTGGATAGTCATATAGATGACAGATTGGATGCGTCTCTCGTCAGGGATAGGATCGATTTTGGAATTGTGGATTGGTGCTATGATTTTGGCATTTGCAGAATGCATTGGACTCTAGCtagactcgactcaccttggacaGTCTCGGGAGGTCCGAAATCACGTTGACcgaatcctcctcttccacctctacctccGCCTGTCGAGCATAGcacaaaatcagcttgaataCTACGGATTCGTCGGCCGTgttcggaagatgatgatcgatatccGAATATCCATGCCCAAACCCATATCTAAGCAGAAAGGGGCATTGTGGCAATATAGACGGCCGATACGCACCTCGGaatccacctcgtcctcctctaTCACCTCCGCCCCGTCCAGAgaatccacctcttccgctCATTGTCCAAGTGAGTTAGCTATTTGCAGAAGTCGGTAGggatatgtatatatatatatgtgtgtgCGGCCTCTTGGTCGTCCTGCAGCGTAGCCTTCGTTGGTTGGTCCGGTTTCTTCAGTCTCAAGTGTGATTGAATCGTAtgatgttgttcttgattcCCTTTCAATGCTATATGACAACCTCTAAACCTCGAAATCCGTTTTGGCGATAAATTCCTCCACAACTTTTTGCTTTCGACCTTGTTTTTAAGTGGGTTGCACTTTCAAGCTTTTTTCAGATGCATCGATTAATTAATTTCGGTTTTGGAATGCATGTCGAACACGTGGGAACATGGGGTAAGAATACGGGGTAGAGTACGCAGGGGCTGTTGACGGTGATCACAAGCATGGATAGCACTGACTGATACATGGCCTCAATACATTGGGAGACAGCTCGACCGATTCACAGATCAGATACGATAAGCAAGTCAAACGCAGCAAGACAGAATGGGATGTAAGTACCATCTGTTATAGACCAATTGTATTGAATATGTTAACTCAATCACAGCGCTGACTCCATCTTGACAGTGacattctcctccttgtgGTCGCGTCTATTCTCGAAACGGGAGACCAAAGTCCTGATACTAGGTCTGGACAATGCCGGAAAGGTGCGTCAGATCCATTGATGACGGCTCGTATTCGCCTCACATGTGCTGTGAGGTCTATGGAAAACTTGCATGGGAGCGAGAGCTAATCTCGTGATCAATGTAATATCTTGCAGTCAACGATATTATATCGAATCACCATGGGCTCCGTCGTAGCGTCCGCCCCGACCGTAGGATCGAACCACGAGATATACGACTACAAGGGCGTCCGATTCGGCCTAATAGATATCGGAGGACAAACTTCACTGAGGTCGTCCTGGGCCCAATATTTCCAGGGCACAGAGGCTATTATTCTAGTGATTGACTCGAGCGATAGTGCGCGCTTGGGGATGGTTAAAGCggaattgatgaagctgGTTTcggatgaggtgagtcaggcGTTCCCTCGTCTCACACTACATTATCTTCCGACTTGGTGTGTGTTTTGTCGCATTCTTCTCGATTTGATTTACTTTTCCTGTTCCTTTACTCGACTTTCCCCTCGTCTCGATCTTGCGCCATCTGTTCCAAGTTCAATTtatcttttcctctttcgtctttgATCTATCGAAGCCCACTCCACCCGTGTCCCTCGTTCATCTTGCACTCGCAGTCCAACACTACAGAATTAAAGCACATTCAAACCAAGGAGCTATCGTGACCAATCACTGATCCGCCTTGACTTCGTAGCAACTGAAAACGTCCCTCTTACTGGTCCTCGCAAACAAACAGGATTTACCCGTATCGCAAGGCCGTCTGACCCCTGCACAAGTCTCCGAAGCATTAGGATTGACGGATCTGAGGGAGAGAGAATGGCAGATTATGGGATGTAGTGCGTTAACTGGGTTAGGGCTGTTCGAGGGTATGGATTGGTTAGTCGGTAAATTAGAGGCCAGGGGGTAAGCTAGAGGAAAGACAGCGAGATCGGGCCTGATAGTCGAAAGAAAGTCGATTCAGATTCGAAATTGGAGCGAAGGTAAATGTCAAAGTTCGCAATCAAGATTACCTGAAATATTTATGGGAAAGCCAAGGAGAATTGCAAAGCAACTAAAGCGAATCAGGACCTGCTAGTCATGCTCGAACATGATCTGCTGTAAATTCAGCCTTGGTTCGACGGTGACGACAAGCGATACGATATAGGTGGACGACGCGGAAAGTAAAAAGACATACCGATTGTACTAGTAGAATGATCTGTACTCATGAGCTAACGACCACGATAtcga
This portion of the Kwoniella dejecticola CBS 10117 chromosome 9, complete sequence genome encodes:
- a CDS encoding H/ACA ribonucleoprotein complex subunit 1; the protein is MSGRGGFSGRGGGDRGGRGGFRGGGRGGRGGFGQRDFGPPETVQEIGSFLHPVESEMLCSLVTPSKIPYFNAPIYLQNKTQIGKVDEILGPINQVYFTVKMDSGMVATSFKPEDKVYISGEKLLPIERFLPKPKTAGGKERGGARGGAGGRGGARGRGGPPGRGGGRGGFSARGAPGGRGGGRGGFGGGRGGSGGRGGGGGGRGGFGGGRGRGGY